In Limosilactobacillus sp. WILCCON 0051, a single window of DNA contains:
- the aroC gene encoding chorismate synthase codes for MNYLTAGESHGPQLTGILEGIPAGLHLDVDQINQALAARQGGYGRGNRQKIEHDTVEIVGGVRHGVTLGSPIALTVKNRDHAHWSEIMNPTSPATPENTVRKVNHPRPGHADLVGGMKYRHRDLRNVLERSSARETAMRVAVGNICEQLLAALDISIVGYVQQVGFIDARGNQPANVKAIQMLIAQNDLRIIDNSKVEAIHQLIDQTKRNGDTLGGVIRVVAENVPAGLGSHVSWDTKLDGKLAAAVMGVNAMKGVSIGDGFENAVRLGSQVMDEISWDQETGYSRLSNHLGGFEGGMTNGMPIIINAAMKPIPTLYKPLQTVDVTSHEPVKANVERSDTTAIVPASLVVENVVAIELAKAITDAFEASSLERLQEEVAAWRQEMREY; via the coding sequence ATGAACTACTTGACTGCCGGTGAATCGCATGGACCACAGCTGACGGGAATTTTAGAAGGAATCCCCGCTGGCCTGCACTTGGATGTTGATCAGATCAACCAAGCGCTGGCCGCTCGCCAAGGAGGCTATGGACGCGGCAACCGCCAAAAAATCGAACATGACACGGTTGAGATCGTCGGTGGCGTTCGTCATGGCGTAACGCTGGGCTCACCAATCGCATTGACAGTCAAAAATCGCGATCATGCGCATTGGTCAGAGATCATGAATCCAACATCGCCAGCCACACCGGAAAATACCGTACGCAAGGTTAACCATCCGCGTCCTGGACATGCCGATCTGGTTGGCGGAATGAAGTACAGACATCGTGATCTGCGCAACGTTTTGGAGCGATCATCAGCACGAGAGACGGCCATGCGGGTTGCAGTCGGCAATATCTGCGAGCAGCTGCTGGCCGCATTGGATATTTCAATCGTTGGTTACGTACAGCAGGTGGGCTTTATTGATGCGCGCGGCAACCAACCAGCCAATGTCAAGGCGATCCAGATGCTGATTGCCCAAAACGATCTGCGGATTATCGACAATTCCAAAGTCGAGGCAATTCATCAATTGATTGATCAAACCAAGCGCAATGGCGATACGCTGGGCGGGGTGATCCGCGTCGTTGCCGAAAACGTACCAGCTGGTCTGGGGAGTCATGTCAGCTGGGATACCAAATTAGATGGCAAACTAGCCGCAGCCGTAATGGGCGTCAATGCCATGAAGGGAGTTTCAATCGGTGATGGATTTGAAAACGCGGTGCGGCTTGGCAGTCAAGTGATGGATGAGATCAGCTGGGATCAAGAAACCGGCTACTCACGCCTGAGCAATCATCTTGGCGGTTTTGAAGGCGGGATGACCAACGGGATGCCAATTATCATCAACGCGGCGATGAAACCAATTCCAACCTTATACAAGCCGCTGCAGACCGTTGACGTCACCAGTCATGAGCCAGTTAAAGCCAATGTCGAACGCTCTGATACAACCGCGATCGTGCCAGCATCTTTGGTGGTTGAAAATGTCGTTGCCATCGAACTGGCCAAGGCAATTACGGATGCGTTTGAAGCTTCCAGCCTGGAACGCCTGCAAGAAGAAGTCGCAGCCTGGCGTCAGGAAATGCGCGAATACTAA
- a CDS encoding chorismate mutase: protein METPQLNALRDQINDIDEKMLQLLEQRFAIVKEVGMVKQAANLPVKDEAREQAVLNRLRGQVTDPSLKPAIQAIFQTIMDEAKKLE from the coding sequence ATGGAGACTCCGCAATTAAACGCTCTGCGTGATCAGATCAATGACATCGATGAAAAAATGCTGCAGTTGCTTGAGCAGCGTTTTGCCATTGTCAAAGAGGTGGGCATGGTCAAGCAGGCTGCCAATCTGCCGGTAAAAGACGAGGCACGCGAACAGGCGGTTTTGAATCGCCTTAGAGGACAGGTCACGGATCCGTCCTTAAAACCAGCTATTCAGGCGATTTTCCAAACTATCATGGATGAGGCCAAAAAGCTGGAGTAA
- a CDS encoding MFS transporter → MEIAKNQIDTTAKRRLSVSLYLNYLVHGMGLIILAQNMNSLGTAWNQPIKIVSFVISGIGIGRLISYLITGFLSDKISRKFFVELGMFCYAVFALGMPMAKNIWIAYFFAILAGVANSSLDAGTYTTFVEMNGGNGAYTILIKAFVSVGEFILPILVTILAGQGMWFGWSFMAMVILLAINFCLILPLKFPAANQADGSAVNEQESEIKGVAKKVMTGALVVYGYSSMALMIWFTQWITMFAQQTMHMSDSAAHFLLSLYSIGSITGVLVLFALLGRNVKESRLLLIVNAIALAALLVIMQSGQLLMMQIASFAFGFSAASGIMQTGLTIFMKLYPTHRGMITGVFYFFGSIASFTVPIITGMLSDISMAAVMAGDLVMAGIGILVAVIVLLAEKKG, encoded by the coding sequence AGATTGCAAAAAATCAGATCGATACAACTGCTAAAAGACGTCTTTCCGTCAGCCTGTACCTCAACTACCTGGTACACGGAATGGGATTGATTATTTTGGCGCAAAACATGAACAGTCTAGGAACGGCCTGGAATCAACCCATCAAAATCGTTTCCTTCGTAATTTCGGGGATCGGGATTGGCCGCTTGATCTCATACCTGATTACCGGCTTTTTGTCGGACAAGATCAGCCGCAAGTTTTTCGTTGAATTAGGGATGTTCTGCTACGCGGTATTTGCGCTTGGCATGCCAATGGCGAAAAACATCTGGATTGCCTACTTCTTTGCCATCCTGGCGGGGGTCGCCAATTCATCGCTTGATGCCGGTACTTACACGACTTTTGTTGAAATGAATGGCGGCAACGGAGCCTACACGATTCTGATCAAGGCCTTCGTTTCCGTTGGCGAATTCATTCTGCCAATTCTGGTTACGATTCTGGCTGGTCAAGGAATGTGGTTTGGCTGGAGCTTCATGGCAATGGTCATTTTGCTGGCAATCAACTTCTGTCTGATTCTGCCGCTTAAGTTCCCAGCTGCCAATCAAGCTGATGGCAGTGCCGTTAATGAGCAGGAATCTGAGATCAAAGGAGTTGCCAAAAAAGTCATGACTGGCGCGCTGGTTGTGTACGGCTACTCTTCAATGGCTCTGATGATCTGGTTTACGCAATGGATCACGATGTTTGCTCAGCAGACGATGCACATGTCAGATAGCGCGGCCCATTTCTTGCTTTCGCTTTACAGTATCGGCTCAATCACTGGGGTTTTGGTACTGTTTGCCTTATTGGGACGCAACGTTAAGGAATCGCGCCTGCTGCTGATCGTAAACGCAATTGCCCTAGCAGCCCTGTTGGTGATCATGCAAAGCGGACAGCTCCTTATGATGCAGATTGCCTCGTTCGCATTCGGTTTCAGCGCGGCCAGCGGAATCATGCAGACCGGCCTGACGATCTTCATGAAGCTTTACCCAACGCACCGCGGCATGATTACTGGCGTCTTCTACTTCTTCGGCAGCATTGCCTCGTTTACGGTACCAATCATTACCGGGATGCTTTCCGACATCAGTATGGCCGCAGTTATGGCTGGTGATCTGGTGATGGCAGGAATCGGGATCCTGGTAGCTGTCATCGTACTGCTTGCTGAAAAGAAAGGATAA